In Streptomyces capitiformicae, one genomic interval encodes:
- a CDS encoding aminoglycoside phosphotransferase family protein: protein MPEITVELVRALIADQFPEWADLPVGPVERQGWDNRTFRLGDELTVRLPSAEGYAAAVAKEDRCLPGLAGHLSLPVPEPVAVGRPAAGYPFPWSVRRWLQGETVEASADIDRVRLARDLGDFLTELRQAPVGRGPAAGLHSYYRGCHPSVYGDQVEEALERLDGVVDAAACRAVWSDALTSAWPSAPTWFHGDVAVGNLLATDGALSAVIDFGTCGVGDPACDLVIAWNYFAGEERKVFREAVGLPDDAWRRGRGWAMWKALICMAGLAAPDTEGVQARVLVQVLEDPVAV from the coding sequence GTGCCTGAGATCACCGTCGAACTCGTACGCGCACTGATCGCCGACCAGTTCCCCGAGTGGGCAGACCTCCCGGTCGGACCCGTCGAGCGGCAGGGGTGGGACAACCGCACCTTCCGGCTCGGCGACGAGCTGACCGTTCGGCTGCCGAGCGCGGAGGGGTATGCGGCGGCCGTGGCGAAGGAGGACCGCTGTCTGCCCGGTCTGGCCGGGCATCTGTCGCTGCCGGTGCCGGAACCGGTCGCTGTCGGGCGGCCGGCGGCGGGCTATCCGTTCCCGTGGTCGGTGCGCAGGTGGCTTCAGGGGGAGACGGTCGAGGCCTCGGCCGACATCGATCGCGTCCGACTCGCCCGCGATCTCGGCGACTTCCTGACCGAGCTGCGCCAGGCTCCCGTAGGGCGGGGCCCGGCCGCCGGGCTGCACTCGTACTACCGCGGCTGCCACCCCAGCGTGTACGGCGACCAGGTCGAGGAGGCCCTGGAGAGGCTCGACGGTGTCGTCGACGCGGCCGCCTGCCGGGCCGTGTGGTCGGACGCGTTGACGTCGGCCTGGCCGTCGGCGCCGACCTGGTTCCACGGTGACGTCGCCGTCGGGAACCTGCTCGCCACCGACGGGGCACTCTCCGCCGTCATCGATTTCGGCACGTGTGGCGTCGGCGACCCCGCCTGCGATCTCGTCATCGCCTGGAACTACTTCGCCGGCGAGGAGCGGAAGGTCTTCCGGGAGGCCGTCGGGCTGCCTGACGACGCCTGGCGGCGAGGGCGCGGCTGGGCGATGTGGAAGGCGCTGATCTGCATGGCGGGGCTGGCCGCTCCGGATACGGAGGGCGTTCAGGCCCGCGTGCTGGTCCAGGTGCTGGAGGATCCGGTCGCCGTATAG
- a CDS encoding YdeI/OmpD-associated family protein, with product MATPEAADVRAFPDVDHLDTWLTAHPAPHPGLWVKVAKKGTGIPSVSAGDVNDAALCHGWITGHRRRLDEAYYLQRITPRRPRSDWSMVNVRRVEELTAAGRMRPGGLAEVDAAKADGRWAAAYESQKEAGVPEDLAAALERSPAAAREFQRLGKTDRYLVVLGLLKARTARTRVARLEKAVARLEAEGHPRQPIEVSSPPSNT from the coding sequence ATGGCCACTCCTGAAGCCGCCGATGTGCGAGCGTTCCCGGATGTCGACCACCTCGACACCTGGCTCACCGCCCACCCCGCCCCGCACCCCGGTCTGTGGGTGAAGGTCGCCAAGAAAGGGACCGGTATCCCTTCCGTCAGCGCGGGTGACGTCAACGACGCCGCACTCTGCCACGGCTGGATCACCGGTCACCGGCGGCGGCTCGACGAGGCGTACTACCTGCAACGGATCACACCGCGCAGGCCGCGCAGCGACTGGTCGATGGTGAATGTGCGGAGGGTCGAGGAGCTCACCGCCGCCGGGCGGATGCGGCCCGGCGGGCTCGCGGAGGTGGACGCGGCCAAGGCGGACGGGCGGTGGGCGGCGGCGTACGAGTCGCAGAAAGAGGCCGGCGTGCCGGAGGATCTGGCGGCGGCCCTGGAACGCAGCCCCGCGGCCGCGCGGGAATTCCAGCGCCTCGGGAAGACGGACCGATATCTCGTCGTCCTCGGCCTGCTGAAGGCCCGCACAGCACGCACCCGCGTCGCCCGGCTTGAGAAAGCCGTGGCCAGGCTGGAAGCCGAGGGCCACCCGCGACAACCGATCGAGGTCAGCTCCCCGCCGAGTAACACCTGA
- a CDS encoding GNAT family N-acetyltransferase: MILRDGKPAARVRQRSDRDLDECVRALAEVHERDGYPVNWPPSPGDWLSPPSLMAAWVAESDGRVAGHVGLCASEAGDSAPGLWSARTGTAVEATAVVSRLFVAPWARGHGIGSLLMDRAVAEARGLGLHPVLDVVATDTAAAALYERLGWELLATVEQRWGADQSPVTIRCYSAGS, translated from the coding sequence TTGATCCTGCGTGACGGGAAGCCCGCTGCTCGAGTCCGGCAGCGAAGTGATCGTGACCTCGACGAGTGCGTCCGAGCGCTCGCCGAGGTCCACGAGCGCGACGGCTACCCGGTGAACTGGCCGCCCTCCCCCGGCGATTGGCTGTCGCCGCCGTCGCTCATGGCGGCCTGGGTGGCGGAGTCGGACGGCCGGGTCGCGGGCCATGTCGGGCTGTGCGCGAGCGAGGCGGGAGACTCGGCGCCGGGGCTGTGGAGTGCGCGTACGGGTACGGCCGTCGAGGCGACCGCCGTGGTCAGCCGGCTGTTCGTCGCCCCGTGGGCGCGGGGGCACGGGATCGGCTCGCTGCTGATGGACCGGGCGGTGGCCGAAGCGCGGGGGCTGGGTCTGCACCCGGTGCTCGACGTGGTGGCGACGGACACGGCCGCGGCCGCGCTGTACGAGCGGCTGGGCTGGGAGTTGCTGGCCACGGTCGAGCAACGGTGGGGCGCGGACCAGAGCCCGGTGACGATCAGGTGTTACTCGGCGGGGAGCTGA
- a CDS encoding YceI family protein → MGTPEQAALTGDYTIDASHTTIGFVVRHAMVTNVKGGFLDFSGSLHLDGTDPSRSTASIDVKMDSIDTGNADRDGHLKSADFFKTDEFPMMTFRSTKAEALGGDDYRITGDLSILGTTKPLTIDLEFNGAAKDPFGNERVGFEGKAEILRSEWGLTWNAALETGGVLVSDKIKLNFDISAIRDAG, encoded by the coding sequence ATGGGCACCCCCGAGCAGGCCGCGCTGACCGGCGACTACACGATCGACGCGTCCCACACGACCATCGGCTTCGTGGTCCGCCACGCCATGGTCACCAACGTCAAGGGCGGCTTCCTCGACTTCTCCGGCAGCCTGCACCTCGACGGCACGGACCCGTCCCGGTCCACCGCCTCGATCGACGTCAAGATGGACAGCATCGACACGGGCAACGCCGACCGTGACGGCCATCTGAAGAGCGCGGACTTCTTCAAGACCGACGAGTTCCCGATGATGACCTTCCGTTCGACCAAGGCGGAGGCCCTGGGCGGCGACGACTACCGCATCACCGGCGACCTCTCCATCCTCGGCACCACCAAGCCGCTCACCATCGACCTGGAGTTCAACGGCGCCGCCAAGGACCCCTTCGGCAACGAGCGCGTGGGTTTCGAGGGCAAGGCGGAGATCCTGCGCTCCGAGTGGGGTCTGACGTGGAACGCGGCGCTGGAGACGGGCGGGGTGCTGGTGTCCGACAAGATCAAGCTGAACTTCGACATCTCGGCGATCCGGGACGCCGGTTGA